In Raphanus sativus cultivar WK10039 chromosome 5, ASM80110v3, whole genome shotgun sequence, the following proteins share a genomic window:
- the LOC108861758 gene encoding uncharacterized protein LOC108861758 isoform X2, protein MEGIDVSKYTHSSVHRAVASRDHSTLRSILSSLPKPRDPSEIQSEADSLSEEATSEAISSVIDRRDVLRRDTPLHLAVKLCDAAAAEMLMLAGADWTLQNEDGWNALQEAVCGRQESIAMIIVRHYQPLAWAKWCRRLPRLVATMRKMKDFYLEMSFHFESSVVPFVSKVAPSDTYKVWKVGSNLRADMTMAGFDGFKIQRSDQSILFLGDGSEDGRVPRGSLYIVNHKDKEVMNALDGASSVASDEDVKKEVGAMCRSNIFRPGIDVTEAVLNPQMNWRRQEKSEMVGPWKAKVYEMNNVVVSIKSRKVPGSCGDDDLCDVLTDEEQKQLEAALKLDLPEFPNVDSENGFVVDSSPSHKKKGWLGGWRKKETKQEEKEIKYAPARSSLCVNEKVSDLLGDSNQIKPGRHSVDNEHTRKPRVMSSSKSSQQESEYKKGLRPVLWLSTNFPLQTEELLPLLDILANKVKAIRRLRELLTTKLPTGTFPVKVAIPVVPTIKVLVTFTKFEEVDPADEFKTPPSSPTSSSSGYESPAESTNASSSSSWFRRARSKKDDGSCRKSQTLQDPFAIPVGYTWVSAESKKKKPETQKVKK, encoded by the exons ATGGAGGGCATTGATGTTTCCAAGTACACACACAGCTCAGTGCACAGAGCCGTTGCTTCAAGAGACCACTCGACTCTCAGATCAATCCTCTCTTCTCTCCCAAAGCCACGAGACCCTTCCGAGATCCAATCAGAAGCAGACTCCTTATCCGAGGAAGCTACATCCGAGGCCATCTCCTCCGTCATCGACAGAAGAGACGTGCTGCGCCGCGACACGCCTCTTCATCTAGCAGTGAAGCTCTGCGATGCAGCAGCAGCCGAGATGCTGATGCTTGCCGGAGCTGACTGGACTTTGCAGAACGAAGACGGCTGGAACGCGTTGCAGGAAGCCGTCTGCGGTAGACAAGAGTCTATCGCGATGATCATCGTGCGTCATTACCAGCCTCTGGCTTGGGCTAAATGGTGCAGGAGGCTGCCTCGTTTGGTAGCAACGATGAGGAAGATGAAAGACTTTTACTTGGAGATGAGTTTTCACTTCGAGAGCTCTGTCGTGCCTTTTGTCTCGAAAGTTGCTCCTTCTGATACTTACAAGGTGTGGAAAGTGGGGTCGAATCTGAGAGCGGATATGACTATGGCTGGGTTCGACGGTTTCAAGATCCAGAGGTCTGATCAGAGTATATTGTTTCTCGGTGATGGGTCTGAAGATGGGAGAGTTCCTCGTGGGTCGCTCTACATAGTAAACCATAAGGATAAAGAAGTGATGAATGCGTTGGACGGTGCGTCTAGCGTTGCCTCGGATGAAGATGTTAAGAAAGAAGTGGGTGCGATGTGTAGAAGCAATATTTTTAGGCCGGGGATCGATGTGACGGAAGCTGTTTTGAACCCGCAGATGAATTGGAGGAGGCAGGAGAAGAGTGAGATGGTTGGTCCTTGGAAAGCTAAGGTCTATGAGATGAACAATGTTGTTGTTAGTATCAAGTCTAGGAAGGTTCCTGGTTCATGTGGGGATGATGATCTCTGCGATGTGTTAACGGATGAAGAGCAGAAGCAACTAGAGGCTGCTCTTAAGCTGGATTTGCCAGAGTTCCCAAATGTTGATAGTGAGAATGGTTTTGTCGTGGATTCTAGTCCGTCTCACAAGAAGAAAGGGTGGTTAGGTGGTTGGAGGAAGAAAGAGACTAAGCAGGAGGAGAAGGAAATTAAGTATGCGCCTGCGAGAAGCTCTCTATGTGTGAATGAGAAGGTAAGCGATCTTCTAGGAGACAGTAATCAGATAAAACCAGGAAGACATTCTGTAGATAATGAGCATACTAGGAAGCCAAGAGTCATGTCATCGAGTAAGAGTAGTCAGCAAGAGAGCGAATACAAGAAAGGTTTACGTCCTGTGCTCTGGCTGTCTACAAACTTCCCGTTACAGACGGAAGAGCTGCTTCCTTTGCTTGACATACTCGCAAACAAAGTCAAGGCGATTCGTCGTCTCAGGGAGCTTCTTACCACAAAGCTTCCAACAGGAACATTTCCAGTAAAG GTAGCTATTCCAGTGGTACCGACGATAAAAGTGCTAGTTACATTCACAAAGTTTGAAGAAGTTGATCCTGCAGATGAGTTTAAGACACCTCCCTCAAGtcctacttcttcttcttctggctATGAGAGTCCAGCTGAGTCCACCAACGCATCATCGTCCTCGTCGTGGTTTCGTCGAGCAAGGTCGAAAAAAGATGATGGTTCGTGCAGAAAGTCTCAGACTTTGCAAGACCCCTTTGCTATCCCGGTAGGGTATACGTGGGTCAGTGCTgaatcaaagaaaaagaaacctgAGACGCAGAAAGTCAAAAAG tGA
- the LOC108861758 gene encoding uncharacterized protein LOC108861758 isoform X1, translating into MEGIDVSKYTHSSVHRAVASRDHSTLRSILSSLPKPRDPSEIQSEADSLSEEATSEAISSVIDRRDVLRRDTPLHLAVKLCDAAAAEMLMLAGADWTLQNEDGWNALQEAVCGRQESIAMIIVRHYQPLAWAKWCRRLPRLVATMRKMKDFYLEMSFHFESSVVPFVSKVAPSDTYKVWKVGSNLRADMTMAGFDGFKIQRSDQSILFLGDGSEDGRVPRGSLYIVNHKDKEVMNALDGASSVASDEDVKKEVGAMCRSNIFRPGIDVTEAVLNPQMNWRRQEKSEMVGPWKAKVYEMNNVVVSIKSRKVPGSCGDDDLCDVLTDEEQKQLEAALKLDLPEFPNVDSENGFVVDSSPSHKKKGWLGGWRKKETKQEEKEIKYAPARSSLCVNEKVSDLLGDSNQIKPGRHSVDNEHTRKPRVMSSSKSSQQESEYKKGLRPVLWLSTNFPLQTEELLPLLDILANKVKAIRRLRELLTTKLPTGTFPVKVAIPVVPTIKVLVTFTKFEEVDPADEFKTPPSSPTSSSSGYESPAESTNASSSSSWFRRARSKKDDGSCRKSQTLQDPFAIPVGYTWVSAESKKKKPETQKVKKVGKKTEQVNS; encoded by the exons ATGGAGGGCATTGATGTTTCCAAGTACACACACAGCTCAGTGCACAGAGCCGTTGCTTCAAGAGACCACTCGACTCTCAGATCAATCCTCTCTTCTCTCCCAAAGCCACGAGACCCTTCCGAGATCCAATCAGAAGCAGACTCCTTATCCGAGGAAGCTACATCCGAGGCCATCTCCTCCGTCATCGACAGAAGAGACGTGCTGCGCCGCGACACGCCTCTTCATCTAGCAGTGAAGCTCTGCGATGCAGCAGCAGCCGAGATGCTGATGCTTGCCGGAGCTGACTGGACTTTGCAGAACGAAGACGGCTGGAACGCGTTGCAGGAAGCCGTCTGCGGTAGACAAGAGTCTATCGCGATGATCATCGTGCGTCATTACCAGCCTCTGGCTTGGGCTAAATGGTGCAGGAGGCTGCCTCGTTTGGTAGCAACGATGAGGAAGATGAAAGACTTTTACTTGGAGATGAGTTTTCACTTCGAGAGCTCTGTCGTGCCTTTTGTCTCGAAAGTTGCTCCTTCTGATACTTACAAGGTGTGGAAAGTGGGGTCGAATCTGAGAGCGGATATGACTATGGCTGGGTTCGACGGTTTCAAGATCCAGAGGTCTGATCAGAGTATATTGTTTCTCGGTGATGGGTCTGAAGATGGGAGAGTTCCTCGTGGGTCGCTCTACATAGTAAACCATAAGGATAAAGAAGTGATGAATGCGTTGGACGGTGCGTCTAGCGTTGCCTCGGATGAAGATGTTAAGAAAGAAGTGGGTGCGATGTGTAGAAGCAATATTTTTAGGCCGGGGATCGATGTGACGGAAGCTGTTTTGAACCCGCAGATGAATTGGAGGAGGCAGGAGAAGAGTGAGATGGTTGGTCCTTGGAAAGCTAAGGTCTATGAGATGAACAATGTTGTTGTTAGTATCAAGTCTAGGAAGGTTCCTGGTTCATGTGGGGATGATGATCTCTGCGATGTGTTAACGGATGAAGAGCAGAAGCAACTAGAGGCTGCTCTTAAGCTGGATTTGCCAGAGTTCCCAAATGTTGATAGTGAGAATGGTTTTGTCGTGGATTCTAGTCCGTCTCACAAGAAGAAAGGGTGGTTAGGTGGTTGGAGGAAGAAAGAGACTAAGCAGGAGGAGAAGGAAATTAAGTATGCGCCTGCGAGAAGCTCTCTATGTGTGAATGAGAAGGTAAGCGATCTTCTAGGAGACAGTAATCAGATAAAACCAGGAAGACATTCTGTAGATAATGAGCATACTAGGAAGCCAAGAGTCATGTCATCGAGTAAGAGTAGTCAGCAAGAGAGCGAATACAAGAAAGGTTTACGTCCTGTGCTCTGGCTGTCTACAAACTTCCCGTTACAGACGGAAGAGCTGCTTCCTTTGCTTGACATACTCGCAAACAAAGTCAAGGCGATTCGTCGTCTCAGGGAGCTTCTTACCACAAAGCTTCCAACAGGAACATTTCCAGTAAAG GTAGCTATTCCAGTGGTACCGACGATAAAAGTGCTAGTTACATTCACAAAGTTTGAAGAAGTTGATCCTGCAGATGAGTTTAAGACACCTCCCTCAAGtcctacttcttcttcttctggctATGAGAGTCCAGCTGAGTCCACCAACGCATCATCGTCCTCGTCGTGGTTTCGTCGAGCAAGGTCGAAAAAAGATGATGGTTCGTGCAGAAAGTCTCAGACTTTGCAAGACCCCTTTGCTATCCCGGTAGGGTATACGTGGGTCAGTGCTgaatcaaagaaaaagaaacctgAGACGCAGAAAGTCAAAAAGGTGGGTAAAAAGACGGAGCAAGTTAATAGCTAA
- the LOC108858210 gene encoding uncharacterized protein At4g04775-like has translation MSNPITAASSSTTGDITITSGLGRARTGGIPRNCSCGERIVELISKSQPNPYRRYYRCLYAASLRLENDDHVFKRVDEAFTDEIRQLHNQVRILEEKVQLLKATIRSERPTLMPKISGGCVPVIVGISVVVVVVAGIMMYK, from the exons ATGTCCAACCCAATAACGGCCGCTTCATCGTCCACGACTGGAGATATTACCATTACCAGTGGTCTGGGACGAGCAAGAACTGGGGGAATACCTAGAAATTGTTCGTGCGGGGAGAGAATTGTCGAGCTAATATCCAAATCCCAGCCAAATCCATACCGCCGGTATTATCGGTGTCTCTATGCGGCTTCACTTAGG CTGGAGAACGACGACCACGTCTTCAAAAGGGTAGATGAAGCTTTCACCGATGAGATTCGACAGTTGCACAACCAAGTTCGAATCCTAGAAGAAAAAGTTCAATTGCTTAAGGCAACAATAAGGAGTGAACGTCCGACATTAATGCCTAAGATATCAGGAGGTTGTGTCCCTGTTATTGTCGGCATCAGTGTCGTAGTTGTAGTTGTAGCCGGTATCATGATGTACAAGTAA
- the LOC108862843 gene encoding uncharacterized protein LOC108862843, which produces MNRVLARKQLRTNVCGTTKIFRRTFSTHPVSTSGSNEKSNAKTNSIEDDSPQHDIAIVGGGMVGIALAASLASKPLTKHLNVAIIDNNPLLGRKSTIEKGHPPDPRVSTVTPATISFLKGIGAWKYIEEQRHAYFDKMQVWDYTGLGYTRYNAKDVDQDILGCVVENKVLQSSQLSCVQESDLQKTIYPARLNSMNMLPSSSLTGLGEVPSTTDLFMRGRLAKLELSDGNNVYAKLVVGADGSKSRVRELAGIKTTGWNYSQNAIICTVEHTVENFTAWQRFLPNGPIALLPIGDKFSNIVWTMDPTEASDRKSMSEDDFIKAVNDALDYGYGPHPETTGSGGSSLSWLTGDVNISAKERFETPPKVVKLSSERMMFPLSLRHAKDYVSNRVALVGDSAHTVHPLAGQGVNLGFADASALSRAIAEGIALGTDIGEANLLKRYEAERKPANIAMMAVLDGIQKMYAVNFGPLNALRAAAFHGAHYISPLKKRIISYASGEQSLPLFS; this is translated from the exons ATGAACAG GGTGCTTGCAAGGAAACAACTCAGGACTAATGTCTGTGGAACAACAAAGATCTTCCGGAGGACTTTTTCAACACACCCAGTCTCTACTTCTGGTTCCAAT GAGAAGAGCAATGCGAAAACGAATTCCATTGAAGATGATAGTCCACAACATGACATTGCTATTGTTGGTGGTGGAATGGTTGGAATTGCTTTAGCTGCTTCGTTGG CTAGCAAGCCATTGACAAAGCACTTGAATGTTGCTATTATTGACAACAATCCTCTTTTGGGGAGAAAAAGTACCATAGAGAAAGGTCACCCACCTGATCCTAGAGTCAGTACTGTCACACCTGCAACTATATCCTTCCTCAAAG GTATTGGTGCCTGGAAATACATCGAAGAGCAGCGACATGCGTATTTTGACAAAATGCAG GTATGGGACTACACAGGTCTTGGATATACAAGATACAATGCTAAAGATGTCGATCAAGATATTTTGGG GTGTGTTGTGGAGAATAAAGTTCTTCAGAGTTCTCAGCTATCTTGTGTACAG GAATCAGATCTCCAGAAGACTATCTATCCAGCGAGGTTAAACTCAATGAATATGTTACCTAGTTCCTCGTTGACTGGTCTTGGTGAAGTACCATCCACAACAGATTTGTTCATGCGAGGACGCCTTGCGAAGCTGGAGCTAAGCGATGGAAACAACGTCTATGCAAAGCTGGTGGTAGGTGCTGACGGGTCCAAGTCGCGAGTGAGGGAGTTGGCAGGAATCAAAACAACAGGATGGAACTACTCTCAGAACGCTATAATCTGTACAGTTGAGCACACTGTCGAAAACTTCACTGCGTGGCAACGGTTTTTACCCAATGGACCCATCGCACTTCTTCCAATTGGTGACAAGTTTAGCAACATAGTATGGACCATGGATCCAACAGAGGCGTCAGATCGCAAATCCATGAGCGAGGATGACTTCATCAAAGCTGTAAACGACGCTCTGGATTATGGATACGGTCCACATCCAGAGACAACAGGTTCAGGGGGTAGTAGTCTCTCTTGGCTTACAGGAGATGTAAACATATCCGCCAAGGAGAGGTTTGAAACTCCACCAAAGGTTGTGAAGCTTTCATCAGAAAGAATGATGTTTCCTTTGTCTTTAAGGCATGCAAAGGACTATGTGTCAAACCGTGTGGCTCTCGTGGGTGACTCAGCTCATACTGTTCATCCGTTGGCCGGCCAAGGAGTGAATCTAGGATTTGCTGATGCGAGTGCTCTCTCCAGAGCTATAGCAGAAGGCATTGCTCTCGGTACCGATATTGGCGAG GCGAATCTGCTCAAACGATATGAAGCGGAGAGAAAACCTGCAAATATAGCAATGATGGCGGTTTTAGATGGAATCCAGAAGATGTACGCAGTGAATTTCGGACCGCTGAATGCATTGAGAGCGGCTGCATTTCACGGGGCTCATTACATTTCCCCTCTTAAAAAGCGTATCATATCATATGCTTCAGGAGAGCAGTCTTTGCCACTCTTTTCTTGA
- the LOC108863333 gene encoding uncharacterized protein LOC108863333 has translation MEAAVPRLVYSGPQPTRFSFSSRRSFVSSTPRRNRSRRILAVATDPKPTTTVNGSSSSSSSASTPVNNNVSTRINDVSKEIKRVRAQMEEDEQLSVLMRGLRGQNLKDSTFADDSIQLRLVETGESSEFLPLVYDPATISAYWGKRPRAVASRVVQLLSVAGGFLSRIAGDVINKKVKENEVARAIELREIVTSLGPAYIKLGQALSIRPDILSPAAMTELQKLCDKVPSFPDDVAMALIEEELGKPWHEVYSELSPSPIAAASLGQVYKGRLKENGDLVAVKVQRPFVLETVTVDLFVIRNLGLFLRKFPQVSVDVVGLVDEWAARFFEELDYVNEGENGTYFAEMMKKDLPQVVVPKTYQNYTSRKVLTTQWIDGEKLSQSIESDVGELVNVGVICYLKQLLDTGFFHADPHPGNMIRTPDGKLAILDFGLVTKLTDDQKYGMIEAIAHLIHRDYDAIVKDFVKLGFIPDGVNLAPILPVLAKVFDQALEGGGAKNINFQELAADLAQITFDYPFRIPPYFALIIRAIGVLEGIALVGNPEFAIVDEAYPYIAQRLLTDESPRLREALRYTIYGKTGVFDAERFIDVMQAFETFITAAKSGGGEDMNGGMAELALIQNQTTSLVPSFPAGASQPNQPAQTRVALSFLLSEKGNFFREFLLDEIVKGIDAITREQLVQAMAVFGFRNAPPVFGMVPTLGPFRPAALLPSVTEEDKVILNNVQKVIEFLTARSSMSNNPDQVVDVSQVVRELLPVLPGISATVLPEIMSRLGSRVMARIVRDTFL, from the exons ATGGAAGCAGCAGTCCCGAGGCTCGTCTACTCTGGACCTCAACCAACTCGATTCTCCTTCTCCTCCCGCCGCTCCTTCGTCTCCAGCACCCCTCGCCGTAACCGCTCTCGCCGGATTCTAGCTGTCGCCACTGATCCCAAACCTACTACCACCGTAAACGGatcatcttcttcgtcttcgtctGCGTCAACTCCAGTCAACAATAATGTCTCCACG AGAATAAACGATGTGtcgaaagagattaagagagtgAGAGCTCAGATGGAAGAAGACGAACAGTTATCTGTGCTGATGAGAGGCCTTCGTGGCCAGAACTTGAAGGATTCGACTTTCGCAGATGATAGTATTCAGCTCAGGCTTGTAGAG ACTGGTGAGAGCAGTGAGTTCTTGCCTTTGGTTTATGATCCGGCTACCATCTCTGCTTATTGGGGTAAACGGCCTCGTGCTGTTGCTAGCCGAGTTGTCCAGTTGCTCTCTGTCGCTGGCGGGTTTCTCTCCCGTATTGCTGGGGATGTAATTAACAAGAAAGTCAAAGAG AATGAGGTTGCTAGAGCAATTGAACTGAGGGAAATTGTTACTTCCTTGGGTCCAGCTTACATTAAACTTGGGCAAGCTTTGAGTATTCGACCAGATATACTGTCCCCTGCTGCAATGACAGAACTACAGAAGCTCTGTGACAAG GTCCCTTCATTTCCTGATGATGTAGCAATGGCTCTTATCGAGGAGGAGCTTGGGAAGCCGTGGCATGAAGTTTACTCAGAGCTCTCTCCTTCCCCAATCGCTGCAG CATCTCTGGGACAAGTGTATAAGGGAAGACTAAAGGAAAATGGGGATCTGGTGGCAGTGAAAGTACAGAGACCTTTTGTTCTTGAGACTGTGACTGTTGACTTGTTTGTTATAAGGAATTTGGGTCTGTTTCTACGGAAGTTCCCACAG GTGTCAGTAGATGTTGTTGGACTGGTTGATGAATGGGCTGCTCGTTTTTTTGAGGAGCTGGATTATGTTAACGAGGGAGAAAATGGAACATATTTTGCAGAGATGATGAAGAAAGATCTCCCACAA GTTGTTGTACCAAAAACCTACCAAAACTACACGTCAAGGAAGGTTCTAACAACACAGTGGATTGATGGCGAGAAACTGTCACAGAGTATTGAGAGTGACGTTGGAGAGCTTGTGAATGTTGGtgttatttgttatttaaagcAG TTACTTGATACTGGGTTTTTCCATGCTGACCCTCATCCTGGAAATATGATTCGTACCCCAGACGGGAAGCTTGCCATCCTTGATTTTG GTCTTGTTACGAAATTGACTGATGATCAGAAGTACGGAATGATTGAAGCCATAGCACACTTAATTCACAGAGACTATGATGCCATAGTCAAAGATTTTGTCAAACTTGGTTTCATCCCTGATGGGGTCAATCTGGCACCTATATTACCTGTCCTGGCCAAGGTTTTTGATCAGGCTCTTGAAGGTGGTGGAGCTAAAAACATCAACTTTCAGGAGTTGGCAGCAGATTTGGCGCAGATAACGTTTGACTATCCTTTCAGAATTCCACCTTATTTCGCCCTTATAATTAGAGCAATTGGTGTGCTCGAAGGGATAGCTCTAGTGGGGAATCCTGAATTTGCTATTGTGGACGAGGCTTATCCTTATATAGCTCAG AGGCTCCTGACGGATGAATCACCTCGCCTGAGGGAGGCTTTACGATACACAATATATGGGAAGACCGGCGTTTTTGATGCTGAGAGATTCATCGATGTGATGCAAGCCTTTGAGACTTTTATTACTGCAGCCAAAAGTGGAGGAGGGGAAGATATGAATGGAGGCATGGCTGAGCTGGCTCTTATCCAAAACCAGACAACTAGTCTGGTTCCTTCGTTTCCAGCCGGTGCATCACAACCGAACCAGCCAGCTCAAACGAGAGTCGCTTTGTCTTTTCTGCTTTCCGAGAAAGGAAACTTCTTCCGCGAGTTTCTACTGGATGAG ATAGTAAAAGGCATTGATGCAATCACGAGAGAACAGCTGGTGCAAGCAATGGCGGTCTTTGGATTCAGAAACGCACCACCAGTCTTCGGTATGGTACCAACACTAGGACCCTTCAGGCCTGCAGCACTTCTTCCATCTGTAacagaagaagacaaagtcaTCCTGAACAATGTTCAGAAAGTAATCGAGTTCCTTACCGCAAGAAGCTCCATGTCGAATAATCCTGATCAG GTCGTAGATGTATCTCAAGTGGTTCGGGAACTGCTTCCTGTGTTGCCTGGAATCTCTGCGACAGTACTGCCGGAGATTATGAGTAGGCTTGGGTCAAGAGTCATGGCGAGGATAGTTCGGGATACCTTTTTGTAA